From a region of the Microterricola gilva genome:
- a CDS encoding gamma-glutamyl-gamma-aminobutyrate hydrolase family protein: MASSDSERPTAAPVIGITTYLEQAQTGVWDVRASFLPKVYIDAVTDAGGTAVLLPPQPVNPAAVRRLLDSLDGLIVSGGADVDPARYGQQPHAKTGAPRTDRDDWEDALLTAAIDAELPFLGICRGAQMLNVALGGTLHQHLPDVVGSEKYQPAPAEFGSESVSIAAGTALSTLLGDGLDVHVYHHQALDRVADGLLVSARTADGVIEAVELPSVPFGVAVQWHPEENEADRRLFAGLVAAAREHASQKEQQ; the protein is encoded by the coding sequence GTGGCTTCGAGCGACTCTGAGAGACCAACCGCCGCCCCGGTGATCGGCATCACCACCTATCTGGAGCAGGCGCAGACCGGCGTCTGGGATGTGCGGGCGTCGTTCCTGCCCAAGGTCTACATCGACGCGGTGACGGATGCCGGCGGCACGGCCGTGCTCCTGCCTCCGCAGCCGGTGAACCCAGCAGCGGTCCGCCGCCTTCTCGATTCGCTCGACGGGCTCATCGTCTCGGGTGGAGCCGATGTCGACCCGGCCCGCTACGGCCAGCAGCCGCACGCCAAGACCGGCGCACCCCGCACCGACCGCGACGACTGGGAGGACGCGCTGTTGACGGCGGCCATCGACGCCGAGCTGCCGTTCCTCGGCATCTGTCGGGGCGCCCAGATGCTCAACGTCGCACTCGGCGGCACCCTGCACCAGCACCTGCCCGACGTCGTCGGCAGCGAGAAGTACCAGCCGGCACCGGCCGAATTCGGCAGCGAGTCCGTGAGCATTGCGGCCGGCACCGCCCTCTCGACCCTGCTCGGCGATGGCCTCGACGTGCACGTCTACCACCACCAGGCGCTCGACCGGGTCGCCGACGGACTCCTCGTCAGCGCGCGGACGGCCGATGGCGTGATCGAGGCGGTCGAACTGCCGAGCGTTCCATTCGGGGTGGCCGTGCAGTGGCATCCGGAGGAGAACGAGGCGGACCGACGACTCTTCGCCGGCCTCGTCGCCGCCGCCAGAGAACACGCGAGCCAGAAGGAGCAGCAGTGA